The following proteins come from a genomic window of Brevibacillus antibioticus:
- a CDS encoding VOC family protein, translating into MQTNLIQKVGQIGIPVKNLEKAVHFYKEQLGLPLLFQTGNMAFFECNGLRLMLSLPEKEQFAHASSVLYFHVDDIQTAFEEFKNRGVPFIDEPHLVAKMGQTETWMTFFKDTEENTHAFVSEVQGEAV; encoded by the coding sequence ATGCAAACGAACCTGATTCAAAAAGTAGGGCAAATCGGCATCCCTGTCAAAAACCTAGAAAAGGCCGTCCATTTTTACAAAGAGCAACTCGGGCTCCCTCTTTTGTTTCAGACAGGCAATATGGCGTTCTTTGAATGTAACGGACTTCGCCTCATGCTGAGCCTGCCGGAAAAAGAACAATTTGCACACGCCAGCTCCGTCCTTTACTTTCACGTGGATGACATTCAAACCGCTTTTGAAGAATTTAAAAATAGGGGCGTTCCGTTTATCGACGAGCCACATCTCGTAGCCAAAATGGGGCAAACAGAAACATGGATGACCTTCTTCAAAGACACAGAAGAGAATACACATGCCTTCGTGAGCGAAGTACAAGGAGAGGCCGTTTAA
- a CDS encoding helix-turn-helix domain-containing protein, whose product MTDKPSRNYVLHAKSKQFYWEGDGQLSIKTFRNGRAHYKTSKGFFAVEEGRYLLLNEGEYTISIEEDEEVESFCIFFKHGFAEKIFQSLKESTNRLLSDPYKDTASIGFFEKTYHTSHTLTSQLTTLKDGLTFLDRESIGYEEQFHQIMQTILLGQFDVRKEMDALHALRQSTREELYRRISTAHDYIRAFYDHPIRLDEIAQIACLSPNHLLRTYAQVYGKTPHQHISEYRIQRAKQLLAKLDFSMTDIAFEVGFSNPVSFSKMFKQHAGISPLSFRKKVILDKK is encoded by the coding sequence ATGACCGACAAGCCTTCCAGGAACTATGTTCTCCACGCAAAAAGCAAGCAATTTTACTGGGAAGGGGATGGGCAGCTTTCCATTAAAACATTTCGTAATGGAAGAGCACATTACAAGACGAGTAAAGGCTTTTTTGCTGTGGAAGAGGGCAGGTATCTCTTGCTAAATGAAGGGGAGTATACCATTTCCATCGAGGAAGATGAGGAAGTGGAATCGTTTTGTATATTCTTCAAGCATGGTTTTGCAGAGAAGATTTTCCAATCGCTCAAGGAATCGACGAATAGACTACTTAGCGATCCTTATAAAGACACAGCTTCTATTGGTTTCTTTGAAAAAACCTATCATACGAGCCATACACTCACTTCCCAGTTAACGACTTTGAAAGATGGTCTCACCTTCCTTGATCGGGAATCCATCGGTTATGAAGAACAATTTCACCAGATTATGCAGACCATATTGCTCGGACAATTCGATGTAAGAAAAGAAATGGACGCTTTGCACGCGCTTCGGCAATCAACGCGCGAAGAGCTATATCGAAGAATCAGTACCGCCCACGATTATATACGGGCTTTTTATGATCATCCAATTAGGCTCGATGAGATCGCACAGATTGCTTGTTTATCTCCCAACCATTTATTGCGAACGTACGCCCAAGTGTATGGAAAAACGCCCCACCAGCATATTTCGGAATACCGGATACAACGAGCCAAGCAGCTGTTAGCCAAACTGGACTTCAGTATGACCGACATCGCCTTTGAGGTTGGATTCAGTAACCCTGTTTCCTTTAGCAAAATGTTTAAGCAGCATGCCGGGATTTCTCCTCTGTCATTCAGAAAAAAAGTGATTTTGGATAAGAAATAA
- a CDS encoding DUF1266 domain-containing protein yields the protein MFTFKRKREKQFHFFTNSMHSAIGIGADTVLIEIKDNYSKRGIRDAASQKERLSWMLNEGERKDFSRLHHFLSALSESGRAEYINSLEPDQDRVGKAKVVHYYLRRLPDEGIAAYDYAWVSYLSGTRREGGYISKEEARQFKLQAVRQAQQAYNSWSEFITAYIAGYQFMTAQTSLDHLRQNDWNFSRCFVSEHYMLSKSIWHTDFSNFR from the coding sequence ATGTTCACATTCAAGCGTAAAAGAGAAAAACAATTTCACTTCTTTACCAACAGTATGCATTCAGCTATTGGGATCGGGGCAGATACAGTCCTCATCGAAATAAAGGATAACTATAGCAAACGGGGAATAAGAGACGCAGCGAGTCAGAAAGAGAGACTATCGTGGATGCTAAATGAAGGCGAGCGGAAAGATTTTTCCCGGCTTCACCATTTCTTATCAGCGTTATCAGAGTCAGGACGCGCGGAATATATCAACTCTCTGGAACCAGATCAGGATCGCGTCGGCAAGGCAAAGGTCGTTCATTACTATCTGCGAAGACTCCCAGATGAAGGGATTGCCGCCTATGATTATGCCTGGGTCTCCTACCTGAGCGGTACGAGACGGGAAGGCGGCTATATCAGCAAAGAGGAAGCTCGGCAGTTTAAGCTACAGGCTGTGAGACAAGCGCAGCAAGCCTATAACAGCTGGAGCGAGTTTATCACAGCATATATCGCCGGCTATCAATTTATGACTGCGCAAACATCGCTGGATCACCTGCGCCAAAATGATTGGAATTTTTCACGTTGCTTTGTTTCCGAACACTACATGCTATCGAAATCTATCTGGCATACGGACTTTTCAAATTTTCGCTAA
- a CDS encoding YcdB/YcdC domain-containing protein, whose amino-acid sequence MTYLQNDLQKRARKLKQQQKLLVLAKAGGVAAAAFLVFGLANMHDVGVEKPKTVSLPPAEVVEPPKTELPILPKHPISKEPTVQKKNPPTKTSPKETSKARTEQVDKTKINPEQINQTPTGESQQRQPVSPPISPPVAPPDIPAPVWTHLQKIVGENVNEYQAHSSLSNEKTGQYYFTRLVNGIPYLDSGYLVQVQGEKTQSLALSGNKQWNTQLFPDPAKAIPMEQAQQVFGDSVELAYVRNQSKLVYFPGLFRNINAIDGTVKKEEQKQLIPITPHGGQFVRDEKEAAAFLSKELQLPMHEMAFQYDSSNNNGKQPQNITVYKWFSANKQKSVSMDVIADTGQVVSYYFHEKEKEEESSKKIPDPKPTEAYIESASLFLQKFLDKSIQQLRVKNIIRNSSTSQITIQFQAMHHNIAIIDRTFEVSIDLETEQAVRIDGDLTTSTDTLPEPVNVILQETAIERLLEDSPLELVYANNPGLSGANQPPQLIYTIIKKETTRTGIDARSGKKVIW is encoded by the coding sequence GTGACGTATCTGCAAAATGATTTGCAAAAAAGGGCACGAAAATTAAAGCAACAGCAAAAGCTGCTGGTGCTTGCTAAAGCAGGTGGAGTCGCAGCGGCTGCTTTTTTGGTCTTTGGACTTGCGAATATGCATGACGTGGGTGTGGAAAAGCCGAAAACCGTTTCTCTTCCACCTGCTGAAGTCGTAGAGCCGCCCAAAACCGAGCTGCCGATATTGCCCAAGCATCCAATAAGTAAGGAACCGACCGTACAAAAGAAGAATCCCCCTACAAAGACTTCTCCAAAGGAAACAAGTAAAGCTCGGACTGAGCAAGTCGACAAAACCAAAATCAATCCGGAACAGATCAACCAAACTCCGACTGGAGAAAGCCAACAGAGACAACCAGTAAGTCCGCCAATAAGTCCACCGGTTGCCCCGCCTGATATTCCTGCTCCTGTTTGGACTCACCTTCAAAAAATCGTGGGCGAAAACGTCAATGAATACCAGGCTCACTCCTCTCTCTCCAATGAGAAAACAGGGCAGTATTATTTCACGAGGTTGGTAAATGGTATTCCTTACTTGGATAGCGGCTATCTCGTGCAGGTTCAAGGAGAGAAAACGCAATCGTTGGCACTCAGCGGAAATAAACAATGGAATACGCAGCTGTTTCCTGACCCGGCCAAAGCGATTCCTATGGAGCAGGCTCAACAAGTTTTTGGGGATTCAGTGGAGCTCGCTTATGTCAGAAATCAATCAAAGCTCGTCTATTTTCCCGGTTTATTCAGAAACATCAATGCCATAGACGGAACGGTTAAAAAAGAAGAGCAAAAGCAACTCATTCCGATTACACCACATGGGGGGCAATTTGTACGTGATGAAAAAGAGGCTGCTGCATTCCTCTCTAAGGAGCTCCAACTCCCCATGCATGAAATGGCTTTTCAATATGATTCATCCAATAATAACGGCAAACAACCTCAGAACATTACTGTTTATAAATGGTTTTCTGCCAATAAGCAGAAAAGTGTTTCAATGGATGTGATCGCCGATACAGGCCAGGTCGTCAGCTATTATTTTCATGAAAAAGAAAAAGAAGAAGAGAGCAGTAAAAAGATACCCGATCCGAAGCCGACAGAGGCTTATATTGAATCAGCTTCTCTCTTTTTACAGAAGTTTCTCGATAAAAGCATTCAGCAATTACGTGTCAAAAACATCATCCGTAATTCATCTACGTCTCAGATAACCATCCAATTCCAAGCAATGCACCATAACATCGCCATTATTGATCGTACCTTCGAGGTTTCGATAGACCTTGAAACGGAGCAAGCAGTTCGCATCGATGGAGATTTGACTACAAGTACGGATACCTTACCAGAACCTGTTAACGTCATTCTTCAAGAAACAGCAATCGAGCGTCTTTTGGAAGATAGTCCGCTGGAATTGGTGTACGCGAACAACCCCGGGCTATCAGGTGCAAATCAACCTCCGCAATTGATTTATACGATCATAAAAAAAGAGACAACACGAACCGGGATTGATGCGAGATCAGGTAAAAAGGTGATATGGTGA
- a CDS encoding ankyrin repeat domain-containing protein has protein sequence MIMLKGIGRFEELPEIAMHIYQGNVPALQDAIAAGWDIEEGFVLSEYTKISPLDLALVSEKLEVVKLLVEQGVNLNVKNNPAFLMAVRYCKEEIVRYVAAQGAKLDMLNQVRSGAYLQAYYGNKKNIPLIQELGLDIRLHGGDVLRKAVSDHDLTTTAYLLDHGVDINYNKPDMVYPYQATPLTVATRLGNVAMVKYLVERGADVMVAEKGGERPYTIAVSSKDTELAAYLKSLEPAELHDVENRKHELQKYKLTEEVIGFLTGEELRLELVENEYDIGYIDFFTLTDTIELKVGRQKLLRLSAEIDNYSHLHLVWNPKKKGSIGLYDEEHKEYADLCSFTELIAHADVYLIKFMEGEL, from the coding sequence ATGATCATGTTGAAGGGTATCGGGAGGTTCGAAGAGCTGCCAGAAATCGCGATGCATATTTATCAAGGCAATGTTCCGGCTTTGCAAGATGCGATTGCCGCAGGCTGGGATATAGAAGAGGGCTTTGTGCTTAGCGAATATACGAAGATAAGCCCGTTGGATCTGGCGCTTGTTTCGGAGAAGCTAGAAGTTGTTAAGCTGCTGGTAGAGCAAGGCGTCAATTTGAATGTCAAAAATAATCCAGCTTTTTTGATGGCCGTACGTTATTGCAAGGAGGAAATCGTTCGTTATGTTGCAGCGCAAGGCGCCAAGCTGGACATGCTCAATCAGGTGCGCTCAGGCGCTTATTTGCAGGCTTACTACGGCAACAAAAAGAACATCCCACTCATTCAAGAGCTGGGACTGGATATAAGACTGCATGGCGGCGATGTATTGCGTAAAGCCGTGTCGGATCATGACCTTACGACCACGGCCTACTTGCTCGATCATGGCGTGGACATCAATTACAACAAACCAGATATGGTGTATCCGTATCAAGCGACCCCATTAACAGTTGCCACGCGCTTGGGGAATGTCGCCATGGTCAAGTATTTGGTTGAACGCGGTGCGGACGTTATGGTAGCGGAAAAGGGTGGAGAGCGCCCTTATACCATCGCGGTCAGCAGTAAAGATACTGAGTTGGCTGCGTATTTGAAATCGCTGGAACCTGCCGAGTTGCATGATGTGGAGAACAGAAAGCACGAGCTGCAAAAATATAAACTGACCGAAGAGGTGATTGGCTTCCTTACTGGAGAGGAGCTGCGTCTTGAGTTGGTCGAAAATGAGTATGATATCGGCTACATCGACTTTTTCACATTGACCGATACAATTGAGCTGAAGGTCGGTCGGCAAAAGCTACTGCGTTTGTCTGCCGAAATCGACAACTACTCCCATCTGCATCTTGTGTGGAATCCGAAGAAAAAAGGTAGCATAGGCTTGTATGATGAGGAGCATAAGGAGTATGCGGATTTGTGCAGCTTTACAGAACTTATCGCGCATGCTGATGTGTACTTGATCAAGTTTATGGAGGGTGAGTTGTAA
- a CDS encoding TIGR01777 family oxidoreductase yields the protein MKKKVILAGGTGFIGKYLADKFNQLGYEVTVIARTSPHITWDNHAKIVEALEDSELLINLAGKSVNCRYHEKNKEEILKSRTETTHILGEAILACKNPPSLWINSSTATIYRHAEDRPMTEASGEIGTGFSVDVAKQWEAAFFSFDLPHTRQVSLRLAIVLGENGGVIEPYKNLVRFGLGGVQGSGNQRFSWIHVEDVYQIILFLKEREDLSGVFNCSSPHPVTNREFMQHFRSVMNRSFGLPSPKWMLEMGAIMIGTETELVLKSRWVIPERLEREGYQFRFAHIDKTLQDIVK from the coding sequence ATGAAAAAGAAAGTCATTCTAGCCGGCGGCACTGGCTTTATCGGCAAGTATCTGGCAGACAAATTCAATCAACTTGGCTACGAAGTAACGGTCATCGCCAGAACTTCCCCTCATATAACGTGGGACAATCACGCGAAAATCGTGGAAGCTTTGGAAGATTCCGAGCTGCTCATCAACCTGGCGGGCAAATCCGTCAACTGTCGTTACCATGAGAAGAACAAGGAAGAAATCCTGAAATCTCGGACAGAAACCACCCATATACTCGGCGAGGCAATATTGGCTTGCAAAAATCCGCCATCGCTTTGGATCAACTCCAGCACGGCCACCATTTACAGGCACGCGGAGGATCGTCCCATGACAGAAGCGAGCGGGGAGATTGGAACTGGCTTTTCCGTCGATGTCGCCAAGCAATGGGAAGCGGCCTTCTTTTCCTTTGATTTGCCGCATACGAGACAAGTATCCTTACGTCTGGCGATCGTGCTAGGCGAAAACGGCGGTGTGATCGAGCCTTACAAGAATCTAGTTCGCTTTGGTCTTGGCGGTGTCCAAGGATCGGGCAATCAGCGCTTTAGCTGGATACATGTTGAAGATGTGTATCAAATTATTCTCTTTTTAAAAGAACGCGAAGATTTAAGCGGGGTATTCAATTGTTCTTCTCCACATCCCGTCACAAACCGTGAATTCATGCAGCACTTTCGCAGCGTAATGAATCGAAGCTTCGGACTGCCTTCTCCCAAATGGATGCTAGAAATGGGAGCTATAATGATCGGAACGGAAACAGAGCTGGTGTTAAAAAGCCGCTGGGTCATTCCAGAAAGGCTTGAGCGTGAAGGATACCAGTTCCGTTTTGCCCATATCGATAAGACGTTGCAGGATATCGTGAAATGA
- a CDS encoding BlaI/MecI/CopY family transcriptional regulator, whose translation MKNGKKLPDAEFEIMKVVWGNEPPITTATVMEQLGKERQWKAPTVISLMLRLVERGFLHTEKDGKERTYFPLVGKEEYLALETEHFMKQYHENSFLSFVHTLYNGKQPSEKELDDLLKWAKEQRE comes from the coding sequence ATGAAAAATGGGAAGAAGCTACCTGATGCCGAATTTGAAATCATGAAGGTAGTCTGGGGAAACGAGCCACCCATTACGACTGCAACGGTGATGGAGCAACTCGGAAAAGAACGCCAATGGAAAGCTCCTACAGTGATTTCCCTTATGCTGCGTTTGGTGGAACGAGGCTTTTTGCATACAGAGAAGGATGGAAAAGAACGCACATATTTTCCGCTTGTAGGAAAAGAGGAGTACCTTGCTTTAGAAACGGAGCATTTTATGAAGCAATATCATGAGAATTCTTTTTTGAGCTTCGTCCATACACTGTACAACGGCAAACAACCCAGCGAAAAAGAACTGGATGATCTGCTGAAATGGGCCAAGGAGCAAAGGGAATAA
- a CDS encoding YcdB/YcdC domain-containing protein, whose protein sequence is MKKMNSILALLIAAPLLCSTTVWAKDKNEVKLPTLVNETYEEVLVSVPQLKQYKLTSVEQEDDRFELILQGEEKGQHRSATIKIDEKSGDLVLFTHISSVEQSQKQPSDEIAKERATKFLKEIWDEKFHRYQFTDVKPANINFYYVVEKGEDVIEEIDVQRGGKRVVFTSPNDGEPILSVLVEASGEIYSVEEGEIFNVSKLDEKVKQTAQRLLEAVPEMKEETYHISRSDNRNSKWFKGPHMSLERDVIRYVSESSNKVKLIFINNRTGELTGFSLLKEREKSNNPITKEAAKEKAAHFIQQVMKDSDKYKFVGSRERVLGDGYVEIEVGFTTPLPEYINFVKHLKISVDQDGKIAGATTGVEEANSDFQEYHDEGGPR, encoded by the coding sequence ATGAAAAAAATGAATTCAATCTTGGCCTTGTTGATTGCAGCACCCTTGTTATGTAGCACAACGGTTTGGGCAAAAGACAAGAATGAGGTCAAGCTCCCTACGCTCGTGAATGAAACGTATGAAGAAGTCTTGGTATCGGTTCCTCAATTAAAACAGTACAAACTGACTTCCGTTGAACAGGAAGACGATCGTTTCGAGCTGATTTTGCAGGGAGAAGAAAAAGGGCAGCATCGGTCTGCCACGATCAAAATCGATGAAAAGTCAGGGGATTTGGTCTTATTCACTCATATTTCCTCGGTAGAGCAATCACAAAAACAACCATCAGATGAAATCGCCAAAGAAAGAGCCACAAAGTTCTTGAAAGAAATATGGGATGAGAAGTTTCACCGATACCAATTTACAGATGTCAAGCCTGCCAACATCAATTTTTATTATGTGGTTGAAAAGGGAGAGGACGTAATAGAGGAAATAGATGTACAGCGGGGTGGGAAGCGAGTCGTGTTCACTTCCCCAAATGATGGAGAGCCCATTCTTTCCGTGCTGGTTGAAGCTAGCGGAGAAATCTACAGTGTAGAAGAAGGAGAGATTTTCAACGTATCCAAGCTGGATGAGAAAGTGAAACAAACTGCCCAACGGTTATTGGAGGCTGTTCCTGAAATGAAGGAAGAAACGTATCATATAAGCAGGTCTGATAATCGTAACTCGAAGTGGTTTAAGGGGCCACATATGAGCTTAGAGAGAGATGTGATCCGTTATGTTTCGGAAAGTAGTAATAAGGTTAAGCTCATTTTTATTAACAACAGAACAGGGGAATTGACTGGCTTTTCTCTTCTAAAAGAGAGAGAAAAATCGAATAACCCCATTACGAAAGAGGCTGCAAAAGAAAAGGCAGCTCACTTTATTCAACAGGTTATGAAGGATAGTGACAAATATAAATTCGTGGGATCTAGGGAAAGGGTTTTGGGAGATGGTTATGTGGAGATAGAAGTCGGATTTACAACGCCATTGCCAGAGTACATCAACTTTGTAAAGCATCTTAAAATTTCTGTCGATCAAGATGGGAAAATAGCAGGGGCTACGACGGGAGTGGAAGAAGCAAATTCTGATTTCCAAGAATACCATGATGAAGGTGGCCCCCGATAA
- a CDS encoding RtcB family protein, producing the protein MSMKAAFSIEKQRTYVPVKTNKGGFTLSNTPIKYFINPEVKVENNAVEELHRLLEVNETIETLQKHSPDYFDDPNTGVLEVAITPDFHKGSGIPVGTTLFTRGFVLPQAIGNDINCGMRLYVTDLHEEQIRTNLDAIERNVRHVFFEGGRNIPMTRHMREKMFKEGLIGILDSHKEANGEGIWRYYNEKQQELDLNHVNKMGSFIAESTIGLDDFLGPAELSRDAQIGSLGGGNHFFEIQVVKKVHQGSIASQWGLKEGQVVLMIHTGSVSIGYNSGAWIKEMLKKMYPTSLKHPDNGMYPLPLSERSLPQWKMFWSLLHNAANFAFANRLMLGLMMYKSISDVLGDFEHKLLYDAPHNYLWEEQLEQVGGFLHRKGSCTAKSAEQMMGTPFQYTGEPVFIPGSMGSHSFILAGLGNRDSLYSASHGAGRALSRGDAAKVDDDRFREFLANFRVINPIDPKRADLRGRSDILKKWEEELKKEAPYAYKDITPVIQSHVDHGMAEIVAEVAPIATVKG; encoded by the coding sequence ATGAGCATGAAAGCGGCTTTTTCTATTGAAAAACAAAGAACATACGTTCCTGTTAAAACAAACAAAGGTGGTTTTACATTGAGCAACACGCCGATTAAATATTTCATCAATCCGGAAGTAAAAGTGGAAAACAATGCGGTAGAGGAGCTTCATCGACTTTTAGAGGTGAATGAAACAATTGAAACGCTGCAAAAGCATTCACCCGATTATTTTGACGATCCCAATACAGGGGTTTTGGAAGTAGCCATTACGCCCGATTTTCACAAAGGAAGCGGGATTCCTGTAGGCACGACGTTGTTTACACGTGGGTTTGTACTGCCGCAAGCGATTGGCAACGACATTAACTGCGGGATGCGTCTGTATGTCACGGATTTGCACGAGGAACAGATTCGCACAAATCTGGATGCCATTGAACGGAATGTGCGCCATGTTTTTTTCGAAGGGGGCCGCAATATTCCCATGACACGGCATATGCGGGAAAAAATGTTCAAGGAAGGCCTGATCGGCATACTGGACAGCCACAAGGAAGCGAATGGCGAGGGAATTTGGCGTTATTACAACGAGAAGCAGCAGGAGCTCGATCTGAACCATGTTAACAAAATGGGGTCTTTTATCGCAGAATCGACGATTGGACTCGATGACTTCCTCGGTCCTGCTGAGCTCTCCCGTGATGCACAAATCGGTTCACTTGGCGGTGGGAATCATTTTTTTGAGATTCAGGTGGTCAAAAAAGTGCATCAGGGCTCTATCGCCAGTCAGTGGGGGCTGAAGGAAGGGCAAGTCGTCCTCATGATTCATACCGGCTCTGTTTCCATTGGTTATAACAGCGGGGCATGGATCAAAGAGATGCTGAAAAAGATGTACCCGACTTCCTTGAAGCATCCAGATAACGGCATGTATCCACTGCCTCTTTCGGAGCGTTCCCTGCCACAGTGGAAAATGTTTTGGAGTCTCCTGCACAATGCGGCGAACTTTGCATTTGCCAATCGATTGATGCTGGGGCTGATGATGTACAAATCGATTTCCGATGTGTTGGGCGATTTTGAACACAAGCTGCTGTACGATGCACCTCATAATTATTTGTGGGAGGAACAGCTCGAGCAGGTGGGCGGATTTTTGCATCGAAAAGGGTCATGTACGGCGAAATCGGCTGAGCAAATGATGGGCACGCCGTTTCAGTATACGGGCGAACCTGTGTTTATTCCCGGTTCTATGGGCTCGCACAGCTTTATTTTGGCGGGGCTAGGGAATCGGGACAGCTTGTATAGCGCAAGCCATGGCGCTGGTCGTGCACTTTCTCGCGGCGACGCTGCGAAAGTGGATGATGACAGATTTCGCGAGTTTCTTGCCAACTTCCGCGTGATTAATCCGATTGACCCGAAGCGGGCGGATTTGCGCGGACGGAGCGACATTTTGAAGAAATGGGAAGAAGAGCTGAAAAAAGAGGCGCCATATGCCTATAAAGATATTACCCCGGTGATTCAGTCGCATGTCGATCATGGGATGGCTGAGATTGTGGCCGAAGTGGCGCCGATTGCTACGGTGAAAGGGTAG
- a CDS encoding M56 family metallopeptidase, whose translation MQTFLIALLECSIAMSVIGLLYMAATPFLQNQFTAKGRYYAWLIIVIGLIIPFRFQFPTSVVSLEILLPVLENVGHTSLDQGITPSAATVAAIPWYVLAGGFWIGGVIVFLSYHAIRHKHFLHMMKRWGMECSDQQALRLLQDVQANMNITRKVDLRVYPGIASPMLVGFVRPIILLPSENISSNELLFILKHELIHLKRGDLGYKTLVLIAAALHWFNPFVYRMAREIALQCELSCDEEVIKHSDMSNRQQYVEAIIGLIKKQSREQSLLSTSFSDSRLDLKKRVISIMDTRSKKWGISLLMVIVLATIGTGVMLKLSPTKSETTTPDSTRSIPASGNIAIHEENKPVASQADPVASANNPEEDREGTALEPASAERKSSTSEASPTLEPEPAPEQNTGSPVAAPKSTSSSPGVVIPAPAPAEITGSPVVDSKSKPSVPGVVKPAPAPAPAVITDSPVIDPAVKSATEPGENKR comes from the coding sequence ATGCAAACCTTTCTGATAGCATTGCTGGAATGCTCAATCGCCATGTCGGTAATCGGTCTCCTCTATATGGCCGCTACCCCCTTCTTGCAGAACCAATTTACGGCCAAGGGGCGCTACTATGCATGGCTGATCATTGTCATCGGTCTGATTATTCCGTTTCGCTTCCAATTCCCCACGTCTGTTGTTTCCTTGGAAATACTGCTCCCTGTGCTGGAGAATGTCGGCCACACCTCCCTTGACCAGGGGATTACTCCTTCAGCAGCAACTGTGGCGGCAATACCTTGGTATGTACTGGCTGGAGGATTCTGGATTGGCGGAGTTATCGTGTTCTTGTCTTACCACGCCATACGGCACAAACATTTTCTGCACATGATGAAGCGTTGGGGCATGGAATGCTCGGACCAACAAGCGCTACGACTGTTGCAGGATGTTCAAGCGAACATGAACATAACCCGAAAAGTGGATTTGCGGGTCTATCCGGGTATTGCCAGCCCGATGCTAGTCGGCTTTGTCCGTCCTATCATCTTGCTTCCGTCTGAAAATATCTCGTCCAATGAGCTTCTGTTCATCCTGAAGCATGAGCTGATTCACTTAAAACGCGGGGATTTGGGCTACAAAACACTTGTGCTTATTGCCGCCGCCCTTCATTGGTTTAATCCGTTTGTCTATCGAATGGCCCGGGAAATTGCGCTTCAATGCGAGCTCTCTTGTGACGAGGAAGTCATCAAGCATTCCGATATGAGCAATCGCCAGCAGTATGTAGAGGCCATTATTGGCCTGATAAAGAAGCAATCCCGGGAACAAAGCTTACTCTCCACCAGCTTCTCCGACAGCAGACTAGACTTAAAGAAAAGGGTGATTTCCATCATGGATACAAGAAGCAAGAAATGGGGCATTTCGCTTTTGATGGTTATCGTTTTGGCTACGATAGGTACGGGCGTTATGTTAAAACTAAGCCCAACAAAATCCGAAACCACAACGCCAGACTCAACAAGGTCCATTCCGGCATCCGGAAATATAGCGATACACGAAGAGAACAAACCGGTGGCTTCTCAAGCGGATCCCGTAGCTTCCGCAAATAACCCGGAAGAGGATAGGGAGGGAACCGCTTTGGAACCCGCTTCTGCGGAACGTAAATCCTCAACTTCCGAAGCCTCGCCTACTTTAGAACCCGAGCCGGCACCCGAACAGAACACGGGCAGTCCCGTAGCTGCCCCAAAAAGCACCTCTTCTAGTCCGGGCGTTGTTATACCTGCTCCAGCTCCCGCAGAGATAACGGGCAGTCCCGTAGTCGATTCAAAAAGCAAACCTTCTGTTCCCGGCGTTGTTAAACCTGCTCCTGCTCCAGCTCCCGCAGTGATAACGGACAGTCCCGTAATCGACCCGGCAGTCAAAAGTGCAACGGAACCCGGGGAGAACAAGCGGTAA
- a CDS encoding RNA polymerase sigma factor → MHDLEQQILSIHKKYHLDIYQFLLYFTGNHTEAEDLTQEVFIRLLKALPTYDGRSEMKTWIFSIAKYTAIDAYRRRKMYELLPSEWLKRLHSKDGIPESSWESKETQHELMDAIRKLKPAHRMAVYLRGIKEFSIKETAEILGCTESKVKTDFSRGLQILQQKLKPHYYPGGLQTENVKR, encoded by the coding sequence TTGCATGATCTAGAGCAACAGATATTGTCCATCCATAAGAAGTACCATTTGGATATTTATCAGTTCCTTCTCTACTTTACTGGAAATCACACCGAAGCCGAGGACCTGACTCAAGAAGTTTTTATTCGTCTGTTAAAGGCTCTTCCCACCTATGACGGACGCTCTGAAATGAAGACGTGGATCTTTTCCATTGCCAAATATACAGCGATTGACGCGTACCGCCGCAGAAAAATGTACGAGCTGTTACCTAGCGAATGGCTGAAAAGGCTCCATTCCAAAGATGGCATTCCAGAGAGCTCTTGGGAGAGCAAAGAAACGCAGCATGAATTGATGGATGCGATCAGAAAGTTAAAACCAGCGCACCGTATGGCTGTTTATTTACGTGGAATCAAGGAATTCAGCATTAAAGAAACAGCAGAAATCCTCGGATGTACAGAATCCAAGGTAAAAACAGATTTTAGCCGCGGATTGCAGATCTTGCAGCAGAAGCTCAAGCCTCATTACTATCCGGGAGGGTTGCAAACTGAAAACGTTAAACGATAA